In Aegilops tauschii subsp. strangulata cultivar AL8/78 chromosome 3, Aet v6.0, whole genome shotgun sequence, one genomic interval encodes:
- the LOC109740128 gene encoding protein CHUP1, chloroplastic isoform X2 codes for MMEERLASHKRAPRKPKPPPRRTKPTVPAAPTSSPSLTGPPRPPGVPPPPGPPPRLPGGPVPPAPSMKVPGKGRAPVAVGGGGERMRRAPEIVEFYQSLTRRGEARQAGSRGPKASGGSTAPKSDLIGEITKNSPHLLAVQADVETQGDFVRTLVAEVRDATFASIEDVVAFVTWLDEELSFLVDEQAVLKHFDWPEKRADALRDAAARYQGLLQLEKQISSFVDDRALHRDAALGKMYSLFEKTEKSVHKFLQDRDAADTKNNLISRYKEQDIPVGWMADAGLIVKVKLACVNLAKQYMTRVVSEIDGLRGINKDHTRETAFFKRLKEQNSEVLLHQGVRFAFRVHQAGSLLRAWVLLMS; via the exons ATGATGGAGGAGCGGCTTGCCTCCCACAAGAGAGCTCCGAGgaagccgaagccgccgccgagGCGGACCAAGCCGACCGTCCCCGCCGCACCTACCAGCAGCCCGTCGTTGACCGGCCCGCCACGCCCGCCAGGCGTTCCACCGCCACCTGGGCCTCCTCCGCGGCTGCCTGGAGGCCCTGTCCCGCCGGCGCCGTCTATGAAAGTGCCCGGAAAGGGCCGTGCGCCTGTGGCTGTGGGCGGCGGTGGCGAAAGAATGCGCCGCGCGCCCGAGATCGTGGAGTTCTACCAGTCCCTGACCAGGCGCGGCGAGGCCAggcaggctggctcccgaggccCCAAGGCGTCCGGCGGGTCAACGGCTCCCAAGAGCGACCTGATCGGAGAGATCACCAAGAACTCCCCCCATCTCCTTGCC GTTCAAGCCGATGTGGAGACCCAAGGGGACTTCGTGCGGACCTTGGTCGCCGAGGTCCGGGATGCGACCTTCGCGAGCATCGAGGACGTCGTCGCGTTTGTGACATGGCTCGACGAAGAGCTCTCCTTCTTG GTGGATGAACAAGCAGTCCTGAAGCACTTCGACTGGCCGGAGAAAAGAGCGGACGCATTGCGAGACGCCGCTGCCAGGTACCAGGGCCTTCTGCAGTTGGAGAAGCAGATTTCGTCCTTCGTCGATGACCGCGCGCTCCACCGCGACGCAGCGCTCGGCAAGATGTACTCCCTCTTTGAGAA AACAGAGAAGAGCGTCCACAAGTTCCTGCAAGATAGGGATGCCGCCGATACGAAGAACAATCTCATCTCACGGTACAAGGAGCAAGACATCCCAGTTGGCTGGATGGCAGACGCAGGTTTAATTGTGAAG GTCAAGTTGGCGTGCGTCAACCTCGCAAAGCAGTACATGACGCGGGTGGTCTCGGAGATTGATGGTTTAAGAGGCATCAACAAAGATCACACCAGGGAAACAGCATTCTTCAAACGTCTGAAAGAGCAGAACAGTGAAGTGCTGCTCCATCAGGGTGTCAGGTTCGCGTTCCGGGTTCATCAG GCGGGTTCACTGCTCAGAGCTTGGGTGCTTTTGATGAGCTAA
- the LOC109740128 gene encoding protein CHUP1, chloroplastic isoform X1, whose product MMEERLASHKRAPRKPKPPPRRTKPTVPAAPTSSPSLTGPPRPPGVPPPPGPPPRLPGGPVPPAPSMKVPGKGRAPVAVGGGGERMRRAPEIVEFYQSLTRRGEARQAGSRGPKASGGSTAPKSDLIGEITKNSPHLLAVQADVETQGDFVRTLVAEVRDATFASIEDVVAFVTWLDEELSFLVDEQAVLKHFDWPEKRADALRDAAARYQGLLQLEKQISSFVDDRALHRDAALGKMYSLFEKTEKSVHKFLQDRDAADTKNNLISRYKEQDIPVGWMADAGLIVKVKLACVNLAKQYMTRVVSEIDGLRGINKDHTRETAFFKRLKEQNSEVLLHQGVRFAFRVHQFTGGFTAQSLGAFDELKRRHNDGTT is encoded by the exons ATGATGGAGGAGCGGCTTGCCTCCCACAAGAGAGCTCCGAGgaagccgaagccgccgccgagGCGGACCAAGCCGACCGTCCCCGCCGCACCTACCAGCAGCCCGTCGTTGACCGGCCCGCCACGCCCGCCAGGCGTTCCACCGCCACCTGGGCCTCCTCCGCGGCTGCCTGGAGGCCCTGTCCCGCCGGCGCCGTCTATGAAAGTGCCCGGAAAGGGCCGTGCGCCTGTGGCTGTGGGCGGCGGTGGCGAAAGAATGCGCCGCGCGCCCGAGATCGTGGAGTTCTACCAGTCCCTGACCAGGCGCGGCGAGGCCAggcaggctggctcccgaggccCCAAGGCGTCCGGCGGGTCAACGGCTCCCAAGAGCGACCTGATCGGAGAGATCACCAAGAACTCCCCCCATCTCCTTGCC GTTCAAGCCGATGTGGAGACCCAAGGGGACTTCGTGCGGACCTTGGTCGCCGAGGTCCGGGATGCGACCTTCGCGAGCATCGAGGACGTCGTCGCGTTTGTGACATGGCTCGACGAAGAGCTCTCCTTCTTG GTGGATGAACAAGCAGTCCTGAAGCACTTCGACTGGCCGGAGAAAAGAGCGGACGCATTGCGAGACGCCGCTGCCAGGTACCAGGGCCTTCTGCAGTTGGAGAAGCAGATTTCGTCCTTCGTCGATGACCGCGCGCTCCACCGCGACGCAGCGCTCGGCAAGATGTACTCCCTCTTTGAGAA AACAGAGAAGAGCGTCCACAAGTTCCTGCAAGATAGGGATGCCGCCGATACGAAGAACAATCTCATCTCACGGTACAAGGAGCAAGACATCCCAGTTGGCTGGATGGCAGACGCAGGTTTAATTGTGAAG GTCAAGTTGGCGTGCGTCAACCTCGCAAAGCAGTACATGACGCGGGTGGTCTCGGAGATTGATGGTTTAAGAGGCATCAACAAAGATCACACCAGGGAAACAGCATTCTTCAAACGTCTGAAAGAGCAGAACAGTGAAGTGCTGCTCCATCAGGGTGTCAGGTTCGCGTTCCGGGTTCATCAG TTTACAGGCGGGTTCACTGCTCAGAGCTTGGGTGCTTTTGATGAGCTAAAACGACGGCATAATGATGGAACAACTTAA
- the LOC109740148 gene encoding oleosin-like has translation MADRPGSSLLAVPRPARPRSGQASYSPRRRVQPSNAQLLVYLALAVTLAALLVLTGVTLTVASVVLVVLAPLLLLTSPLWAPVAVVAIVSGGALLFGCSLTVFALGAGTWAHRHLTGRHPVGTHRVGYAYGYARGRGRFAGAGGHATGYHGQGQGYDRMKDAVPGA, from the coding sequence ATGGCGGATCGGCCGGGAAGCTCGTTGCTGGCCGTTCCTCGTCCGGCCCGGCCCCGGAGCGGCCAAGCGTCCTACTCGCCCCGCCGGCGCGTCCAGCCATCCAACGCGCAGCTCCTCGTCTACCTCGCCCTCGCGGTCACGCTGGCCGCCCTCCTGGTCCTCACCGGCGTCACGCTCACCGTCGCGTCAGTCGTGCTCGTCGTCCTCGCCCCGCTCCTGCTCCTCACCAGCCCTCTCTGGGCGCCGGTGGCGGTCGTGGCCATCGTCTCGGGGGGCGCCTTGCTGTTCGGCTGTAGCCTCACGGTGTTTGCGCTGGGCGCGGGCACGTGGGCGCACCGGCACTTGACGGGGCGGCACCCGGTGGGCACGCATCGGGTGGGCTACGCCTACGGCTACGCGCGTGGGCGTGGCCGGTTCGCCGGCGCGGGTGGCCACGCGACGGGCTACCACGGCCAAGGACAAGGCTACGATCGGATGAAGGACGCCGTGCCCGGGGCCTAG